A DNA window from Hemibagrus wyckioides isolate EC202008001 linkage group LG11, SWU_Hwy_1.0, whole genome shotgun sequence contains the following coding sequences:
- the arpc4 gene encoding actin-related protein 2/3 complex subunit 4, translated as MTATLRPYLNAVRATLQAALCLENFSSQVVERHNKPEVEVRSSKELLLQPVVISRNDKEKVLIEGSINSVRVSIAVKQADEIEKILCHKFMRFMMMRAENFFILRRKPVEGFDISFLITNFHTEQMYKHKLVDFVIHFMEEIDKEISEMKLSVNARARIVAEEFLKNF; from the exons ATG ACAGCGACTTTGCGTCCATACCTGAATGCAGTACGAGCAACACTGCAGGCAGCGCTCTGCCTGGAAAACTTCTCCTCACAGGTAGTCGAGCGCCACAACAAACCTGAGGTTGAAGTCCG gaGCAGTAAGGAATTGTTGCTTCAGCCAGTTGTGATTAGCAGAAATGATAAAGAGAAGGTCCTTATAGAAGGTTCAATCAACTCTGTTCGTGTCAGCATTGCAGTAAAGCAG GCTGATGAGATTGAGAAGATTCTGTGCCACAAGTTCATGCGCTTTATGATGATGAGAGCCGAGAACTTTTTCATTCTGCGGAGAAAGCCAGTGGAG GGCTTTGATATCAGTTTCCTCATCACTAACTTTCACACAGAGCAGATGTATAAGCACAAGTTGGTGGATTTTGTCATCCACTTTATGGAGGAAATTGACAAGGAAATCAGCGAGATGAAACTCTCAGTCAATGCAAGGGCACGAATAGTTGCTGAAGAATTCCTcaagaat
- the LOC131362000 gene encoding histone H1.10: MSTQAEEPAPEAGPETPAKPVAKKKPASKAKPVTAEKKKKNNSNKKKKGKGPGKYSQLVIDAIKTLGERNGSSLFKIYKEAKKASWFDQQHGRVYLRYSIRALLQNDTLVQVKGLGANGSFKINKKKFTSDTKKSSAKPKKTAKTTKKPAKKAAEKKKSVGGVKKAIPTYRNTSKPKKADKSPAVAAKKADKSPAVAAKKADKSPAVAAKKADKSPAVAAKKASKPKKAKQTKKTVKKA, encoded by the coding sequence ATGTCTACCCAGGCTGAGGAACCTGCACCAGAAGCAGGGCCAGAAACACCAGCAAAACCGGTGGCCAAAAAGAAGCCCGCCAGTAAAGCAAAGCCTGTCACtgcagagaaaaagaagaaaaataatagtaataagaagaagaagggtaAAGGCCCCGGAAAGTACAGCCAGCTGGTGATCGATGCTATAAAAACCTTGGGTGAGAGAAACGGCTCGTCTCTTTTTAAGATCTATAAAGAGGCGAAAAAAGCCAGCTGGTTTGACCAGCAGCACGGGCGCGTGTACCTGCGCTACTCCATCCGCGCGCTGCTGCAGAACGACACCCTGGTGCAGGTGAAGGGTCTGGGCGCTAACGGCTCCTTCAAGATCAACAAGAAGAAATTCACCTCCGACACCAAGAAGAGCTCTGCCAAGCCAAAGAAGACTGCGAAAACGACCAAAAAGCCAGCCAAGAAAGCAgcggagaaaaagaaaagcgtCGGCGGCGTGAAGAAGGCGATTCCAACCTACAGGAACACCTCCAAACCCAAGAAGGCGGATAAAAGTCCGGCGGTCGCAGCCAAGAAGGCGGATAAAAGTCCGGCGGTCGCAGCCAAGAAGGCGGATAAAAGTCCGGCGGTCGCAGCCAAGAAGGCGGATAAAAGTCCGGCGGTCGCAGCCAAGAAGGCGAGCAAGCCCAAGAAAGCCAAGCAGACCAAAAAGACTGTCAAGAAGGCTTAA